One Monomorium pharaonis isolate MP-MQ-018 chromosome 4, ASM1337386v2, whole genome shotgun sequence DNA segment encodes these proteins:
- the LOC105839164 gene encoding protein Hook homolog 3, with protein MGEYRQQLGYLIKWLGTFDLQAPHSTAEEISDGVALAEALAKIAPEWFTAAWKAKIKTDVGTNWRLRVSNMKKIVEAVMEYYVECLNQQLSGYVKPDAGKIGEHCDSDELRRLLQLVLGCAVNCDQKQQYITRIMGMEETVQRAIMQSIQELNFESIVDVPDGAQQRLYAELQATVDMKDQLAQKCHELDQQLSLLQEEKAALIAENKKLQERLDEFENPDESGSILKYSGLRKQVEALKDELFKMETSRDDYRVKVELLEKEVLELQSRQEDLQKAADEANHLKDEVDALRETTDKVAKYEIMIESYKKKMEDLSDLKRQMKILEDKNVEYLQAKLDYEEEVKRTTMLRNHLEVCKQQLTEVHHRLDEQSNKYDRLEFEGKKMEAKLGALQSERDRLIIERDALRETNEELKCTQLQAAENMAKPSTDSTGVSGTEMIPLDVKEKLLCLQLENKMMKMKLTGNEDKLPSVQALLEDSEERLKLRGQNRKANQRIMELETKLEEALGTQAISGDSKSDNVGLNQKMSQLQDELRKTQTDKERLTLQLEERESALQAQKQKAFTLQEKLTRKEYENAALEERYKKYIEKAKSVIKSLDPKQSNSSPNEVAVLRNQLVEQRKMLEDMENSVKAAKLVRDMEERLMVTAFHRLGLNCHREVMDQRLAAISSGQGQSFLARQRQPSTRRYPPYNSK; from the coding sequence ATGGGGGAGTATCGGCAGCAGTTGGGCTACCTGATCAAGTGGCTGGGCACCTTCGATCTCCAGGCGCCGCATAGCACCGCGGAGGAGATAAGCGACGGGGTCGCCCTGGCCGAAGCCTTGGCCAAGATCGCGCCCGAGTGGTTCACGGCGGCGTGGAAGGCGAAGATCAAGACCGACGTGGGGACCAACTGGCGCCTCCGGGTGAGCAACATGAAGAAGATCGTGGAGGCTGTGATGGAGTATTACGTCGAGTGCCTGAACCAACAGCTGTCCGGGTACGTCAAGCCGGACGCGGGCAAGATCGGCGAGCACTGCGATAGCGATGAGTTGCGCCGCTTGTTGCAGTTGGTGCTCGGCTGCGCTGTCAATTGCGACCAGAAGCAACAGTACATTACTAGGATAATGGGCATGGAGGAAACGGTGCAGCGGGCGATAATGCAGAGCATCCAGGAGCTTAACTTCGAGTCGATAGTGGACGTGCCGGACGGCGCTCAACAGAGGCTCTATGCTGAGCTTCAGGCGACGGTAGATATGAAGGATCAGCTGGCGCAGAAGTGTCATGAGCTCGATCAGCAGCTCTCGCTGCTACAGGAAGAAAAAGCCGCGTTGATTGCCGAGAACAAGAAACTCCAGGAACGGCTGGACGAATTCGAGAATCCGGACGAGTCCGGCTCGATTCTCAAGTATTCCGGGCTGCGGAAGCAGGTGGAGGCATTGAAGGACGAGCTGTTCAAGATGGAGACGTCCAGGGACGATTACAGAGTAAAAGTGGAGCTGCTGGAGAAGGAGGTGTTGGAGCTGCAGTCGCGGCAGGAAGATTTACAGAAGGCGGCTGACGAGGCGAACCACCTGAAGGACGAGGTGGATGCCCTTAGGGAGACCACGGACAAAGTGGCCAAGTACGAAATCATGATAGAGTCGTACAAGAAGAAAATGGAGGATCTGAGCGACCTCAAGAGGCAAATGAAGATACTGGAGGACAAAAACGTCGAGTATTTGCAGGCCAAGTTAGACTACGAGGAGGAGGTGAAGCGCACGACGATGTTACGCAATCATCTGGAAGTGTGCAAGCAGCAGCTCACGGAGGTTCATCATAGGCTAGATGAGCAGAGCAACAAATACGATAGGCTGGAGTTCGAGGGCAAGAAGATGGAGGCGAAGCTGGGCGCCTTACAGAGTGAAAGGGATCGGCTGATCATCGAGAGGGACGCCCTGAGAGAGACGAACGAGGAGTTGAAATGCACGCAGCTACAAGCCGCCGAGAATATGGCGAAACCCAGTACTGACAGTACCGGGGTTTCCGGAACGGAAATGATTCCGCTCGATGTCAAGGAAAAGCTGCTTTGCCTGCAGCTGGAGAACAAGATGATGAAGATGAAGCTGACTGGCAACGAGGACAAGCTGCCGAGTGTGCAAGCGTTGCTTGAGGACTCTGAGGAACGTTTGAAGCTGCGAGGACAAAATCGCAAGGCAAATCAGAGGATAATGGAGTTGGAAACCAAATTGGAGGAGGCTCTGGGTACCCAGGCAATCAGTGGTGATAGCAAAAGCGACAACGTAGGTCTGAATCAGAAGATGTCGCAGCTCCAAGACGAATTGCGAAAAACGCAAACCGACAAGGAACGGTTGACGTTGCAGCTCGAAGAACGTGAGAGCGCCCTGCAGGCTCAGAAACAGAAGGCCTTTACTCTCCAGGAAAAACTCACGCGAAAGGAATACGAGAACGCTGCGCTCGAGGAGCGCTACAAGAAATACATTGAAAAAGCCAAAAGTGTCATAAAGAGCCTTGACCCGAAGCAGAGTAATTCCTCGCCAAATGAGGTTGCCGTGCTGCGCAACCAGCTGGTAGAACAGCGTAAGATGCTCGAGGACATGGAAAACTCCGTAAAGGCGGCCAAGCTGGTGCGAGACATGGAGGAAAGGCTAATGGTGACAGCCTTTCATAGACTGGGTTTGAATTGTCATCGAGAGGTGATGGATCAGCGCCTTGCGGCGATTAGTTCAGGACAGGGTCAATCCTTTCTAGCCAGACAGAGGCAACCTTCGACGAGACGTTACCCGCCTTATAACTCGAAATAA